Proteins encoded together in one Nostoc sp. PCC 7524 window:
- a CDS encoding glycosyltransferase family 4 protein, protein MPAQIYHLIAFLIAAVVVLWTTPDVKNIGIRSGRVDQPGDRKIHDRPMVRLGGVSIFTGTMLSLLIVWWLGGFANLPPDKEWQIWGVTLGGLGFFLIGLADDLLSLSPLKRLLVQIIVAAAAWQAGVSIDFITVPTVGIVDLNWLSLPITVVWLVGMVNAINWIDGLDGLAAGVSGIAAVVMLLVSLFMHQPAAALIAAALAGAALGFLRYNFNPAQIFMGDGGSYFMGFTLASVGVIGLVKIPAFTAVLLPYLILAVPIVDMSAVILARLRRGKLPWVADKCHLHHRLLQAGLSHRWTVLFIYSLTLWVGSLALLVAGVPSSIAYISAATSLLSYVIWRVRKFSQQK, encoded by the coding sequence ATGCCTGCTCAGATTTATCATCTGATCGCCTTCCTGATTGCTGCCGTAGTCGTTCTCTGGACTACGCCTGATGTCAAAAATATTGGGATTAGAAGTGGACGTGTAGATCAACCTGGCGATCGCAAAATTCATGACCGTCCGATGGTACGCCTGGGAGGAGTTTCTATCTTCACAGGTACAATGTTATCCCTATTAATTGTCTGGTGGTTGGGTGGATTTGCCAATCTACCACCGGATAAAGAATGGCAAATCTGGGGCGTAACTTTAGGCGGTCTTGGCTTTTTTCTGATTGGGTTAGCCGATGACTTATTAAGTTTATCTCCTTTAAAACGCCTGCTTGTGCAAATTATTGTTGCAGCTGCTGCATGGCAAGCAGGCGTAAGTATAGATTTTATTACCGTTCCCACCGTTGGCATAGTTGACCTCAACTGGCTAAGTTTGCCCATCACAGTAGTTTGGTTAGTAGGGATGGTGAATGCTATTAACTGGATTGATGGGTTAGACGGTTTAGCTGCTGGGGTTTCTGGAATTGCTGCTGTAGTAATGCTGCTAGTTTCATTGTTTATGCACCAACCAGCAGCCGCTTTAATTGCTGCCGCCTTAGCTGGTGCAGCCCTAGGGTTTCTGCGCTATAACTTCAACCCAGCACAAATCTTTATGGGTGATGGTGGTTCATATTTTATGGGCTTTACCCTAGCTTCTGTAGGTGTCATCGGCTTAGTCAAAATTCCTGCCTTCACAGCCGTTCTTTTGCCATACTTGATTTTGGCAGTCCCCATTGTAGATATGTCCGCAGTGATTTTGGCACGATTACGACGCGGTAAGCTACCTTGGGTAGCGGATAAATGTCATCTCCATCACCGACTCCTACAAGCTGGTTTATCCCATAGATGGACAGTTTTATTTATTTATTCTCTTACCTTGTGGGTGGGAAGTTTGGCGTTATTGGTGGCTGGTGTGCCTAGCAGTATTGCTTACATTAGTGCAGCCACTTCCCTATTAAGTTACGTGATTTGGCGAGTTCGCAAATTCTCTCAGCAAAAGTGA
- the rpsF gene encoding 30S ribosomal protein S6 has product MSTVYETLYILRPDLTDEQVEQAIAKYQTLLQDQGAGNIEIQNRGKRRLAYEINRHRDGIYIQFNYTGPGTAIAVLERAMRLSEEVIRYLTTKQEVSEAKTEPEAVTA; this is encoded by the coding sequence ATGTCCACAGTTTACGAAACACTATATATTTTGCGTCCTGACCTGACAGATGAACAAGTAGAGCAAGCGATCGCTAAATATCAGACCCTACTGCAAGACCAAGGTGCTGGTAATATCGAAATCCAAAATCGTGGTAAGCGTCGTCTTGCTTATGAAATCAATAGACATCGGGACGGAATTTACATCCAATTTAACTACACAGGCCCCGGAACTGCGATCGCTGTCCTAGAACGAGCCATGCGATTGAGCGAAGAAGTAATTCGCTACCTGACAACTAAGCAAGAAGTGTCAGAGGCCAAAACAGAGCCAGAAGCTGTTACAGCTTAA
- a CDS encoding fumarylacetoacetate hydrolase family protein has translation MAQRYVRVQNLEGKIYYGLLQLSLNVQVLDAPPWLQGQPTDLILESDKYHILAPCAPSKIVAVGKNYADHAAEMGTLVPVEPLIFLKPPTTIIASETAIKYPRQSQRVDYEGELALVIGDRACNCTPEEAQTKIWGYTIANDVTARDLQQKDGQWTRAKGFDTFCPLGPWIVRELNPGARLQTFLNDDANPVQSAEIDQMVFPPDFLVSYISQVMTLLPGDVILTGTPQGIGQLHPGDRVRVEIEGIGRLENTVATR, from the coding sequence ATGGCCCAACGCTATGTGCGAGTTCAAAATCTAGAGGGAAAGATTTACTATGGGTTGCTACAACTATCTCTTAACGTGCAGGTGTTAGATGCTCCACCCTGGTTACAAGGACAGCCCACAGATTTAATTTTAGAATCAGACAAATACCACATTCTTGCTCCCTGCGCCCCCTCCAAAATTGTAGCTGTGGGGAAGAATTATGCAGATCATGCAGCAGAAATGGGAACTCTAGTTCCTGTTGAGCCGTTAATTTTTCTCAAACCGCCCACAACAATTATTGCTTCGGAAACAGCAATTAAGTATCCTCGCCAGTCGCAACGGGTAGACTACGAAGGGGAATTAGCATTGGTGATTGGCGATCGCGCCTGTAACTGTACACCAGAAGAAGCCCAAACTAAAATTTGGGGTTATACCATCGCGAATGATGTAACGGCGCGAGATTTACAACAAAAGGATGGACAATGGACGAGAGCCAAAGGTTTTGACACCTTCTGTCCTTTAGGCCCTTGGATTGTCCGAGAATTAAATCCAGGTGCGAGATTACAAACATTTCTCAATGATGATGCCAATCCCGTGCAATCGGCTGAGATTGATCAGATGGTTTTTCCCCCAGATTTTTTAGTGTCTTATATTAGTCAGGTGATGACATTGCTACCTGGAGATGTGATATTGACAGGTACACCCCAGGGTATAGGGCAATTACATCCAGGCGATCGCGTCCGTGTGGAAATCGAAGGCATCGGTCGCCTAGAAAACACCGTGGCAACCCGTTAA
- a CDS encoding argininosuccinate synthase — MGRAKKVVLAYSGGVDTSVCIPYLKHEWGVEEVITLAADLGQGDELEPIREKALKSGASESLVLDVKDSFVRDYAFPAIQANALYENRYPLGTALARPLIAKILVETAEKYGADAIAHGCTGKGNDQVRFDVSCTALNPNLKILAPAREWGMSREATIAYGEKFGIPAPVKKSSPYSIDKNLLGRSIEAGVLEDPKFEPPEEIYEMTKAIADTPNEPEYIEIGFTQGIPTTLNGTTKNPVELIQAINQIAGTHGVGRIDMIENRLVGIKSREIYESPAMLVLIQAHRDLESLTLTADVTHYKRGIEETYNQIVYNGLWYSPLKAALDAFIQKTQEQVSGTVRLKLFKGNATIVGRWSDNSLYSPDLATYGADDQFDHKAAEGFIYVWGLPTRIWAQQTK; from the coding sequence ATGGGTCGCGCCAAAAAGGTTGTTCTCGCATATTCTGGTGGAGTTGATACTTCTGTTTGCATACCCTACCTCAAACATGAGTGGGGTGTGGAAGAAGTGATTACGTTAGCAGCAGATTTAGGACAGGGAGATGAATTAGAACCAATCCGAGAAAAAGCTTTAAAATCGGGTGCTAGTGAATCCCTAGTGTTGGATGTGAAAGATAGCTTTGTGAGAGATTATGCTTTTCCCGCCATTCAAGCTAACGCCCTCTATGAAAATCGTTATCCCCTAGGAACTGCCCTAGCCCGGCCGTTAATTGCCAAAATATTAGTAGAAACTGCTGAAAAATACGGTGCAGATGCGATCGCGCATGGTTGCACTGGTAAGGGTAATGATCAAGTGCGCTTCGATGTATCCTGTACAGCCCTCAATCCCAATCTGAAAATCTTAGCACCGGCGCGGGAATGGGGTATGAGTCGAGAAGCAACCATTGCTTATGGAGAAAAGTTTGGTATCCCAGCCCCAGTGAAAAAGTCTTCTCCTTACAGCATTGACAAGAATTTACTGGGTCGTAGTATAGAAGCTGGTGTATTGGAAGATCCCAAGTTTGAGCCACCAGAAGAAATCTATGAAATGACAAAAGCGATCGCAGATACTCCCAACGAACCAGAGTATATTGAAATTGGATTTACCCAAGGTATCCCCACCACCCTCAACGGTACAACCAAAAACCCTGTAGAACTCATCCAAGCAATCAATCAGATCGCCGGCACTCATGGTGTCGGACGCATCGATATGATTGAAAACCGTTTGGTAGGTATCAAATCAAGAGAAATTTACGAATCACCAGCCATGTTAGTGCTGATTCAAGCACACCGGGATTTAGAAAGCCTGACTTTAACTGCGGACGTTACCCATTACAAACGAGGCATTGAAGAAACATACAACCAAATTGTGTACAACGGTTTATGGTACAGCCCACTTAAAGCGGCTTTAGATGCTTTTATTCAAAAGACACAAGAACAAGTATCTGGAACTGTACGCTTGAAACTTTTCAAGGGTAACGCAACTATAGTCGGTCGTTGGAGCGATAATTCACTCTACAGCCCTGATTTAGCCACCTACGGCGCTGACGATCAGTTTGATCACAAAGCAGCTGAAGGCTTTATTTACGTTTGGGGATTACCTACACGTATTTGGGCGCAGCAAACTAAATAA
- a CDS encoding Npun_F5560 family protein → MSQPEIPNIQTLSQEISQLHQELQLRDQLVQQLSQELFRLVKGNTNFIPQKSEPEPNLSQLQALQEQLQAVEQQVMFYQEQITSRDTEIYQLRQTVQELTDRSRMLEQVVQELPQIYRRKFEERMAPVREKVSMLQRENRQLQAELQSVSYRLALKTRTSSHSGIDLPNFPRPTSEQGNVSAVQNA, encoded by the coding sequence GTGAGCCAACCTGAAATCCCCAACATCCAAACTCTCTCTCAGGAAATATCGCAGTTGCATCAAGAACTACAACTGCGCGATCAATTAGTACAGCAGCTATCTCAAGAACTGTTCCGGTTAGTGAAGGGCAATACTAATTTTATACCCCAAAAATCTGAGCCTGAACCTAACCTGAGTCAGTTGCAAGCCTTGCAAGAACAACTACAAGCGGTAGAACAGCAAGTGATGTTCTACCAAGAACAAATTACATCTCGTGATACCGAAATTTACCAACTGCGCCAAACCGTACAAGAGTTGACTGATCGTAGCCGGATGTTGGAGCAAGTAGTACAAGAGTTACCTCAAATTTACCGTCGTAAGTTTGAAGAACGCATGGCTCCAGTTAGAGAAAAAGTGTCAATGCTACAACGGGAAAACCGTCAACTGCAAGCAGAACTCCAAAGTGTCAGTTACCGTTTAGCTCTCAAAACCCGCACGTCTAGTCATAGTGGTATCGATTTACCAAATTTTCCTCGTCCTACATCTGAACAAGGTAATGTTTCTGCTGTCCAAAATGCCTGA
- a CDS encoding DedA family protein: MSLELISLENIQEFAQHYGYWAIFLGILLENLGIPLPGETVTLVGGFLAGSDELSYWIVLGVAVTGAVLGGICGYWIGRLGGWSFLLRIGKIFRISEVRLLSIKEQFSENAAKAVFFGRFFALLRIFAAPLAGIAEMPFGKFLIYNLLGASVWAGLMVTLAFFAGRIVSLEQLVAWVSQFAILALVILVALIAIPLWLESRQVKSAAED; encoded by the coding sequence ATGTCTCTTGAGTTGATTTCACTAGAAAACATCCAGGAGTTTGCCCAACATTACGGTTACTGGGCTATTTTTTTGGGGATTTTGCTAGAAAATCTAGGCATTCCCCTTCCTGGTGAAACAGTAACCTTAGTAGGTGGGTTTCTAGCTGGCAGTGATGAGCTGAGTTACTGGATAGTTCTCGGTGTTGCCGTTACTGGTGCTGTACTTGGTGGGATTTGCGGTTACTGGATTGGTAGACTTGGCGGCTGGTCTTTCTTACTGCGAATAGGTAAGATATTTCGGATTAGTGAAGTGCGGCTGTTGAGTATTAAAGAGCAATTTAGTGAAAACGCAGCTAAAGCTGTATTTTTTGGGCGCTTTTTCGCATTATTGCGAATATTTGCGGCTCCACTAGCTGGTATAGCTGAGATGCCTTTCGGAAAATTTTTGATATACAACCTTTTAGGGGCGAGTGTTTGGGCTGGGTTGATGGTAACGTTAGCGTTTTTCGCAGGCAGAATTGTTTCCCTCGAACAATTAGTTGCTTGGGTGAGTCAATTTGCAATTTTGGCTTTAGTGATACTTGTTGCCCTGATTGCCATCCCTCTGTGGTTGGAGTCTCGCCAAGTTAAGAGTGCAGCAGAAGATTGA
- a CDS encoding Tic20 family protein, whose product MTWRGSTTIPDRFFACLPYLLPIIEVFVYGEFLLRQFPPLQLLFLPLIPLLQIYYGVRYAGLIIFFALWLLVVRNEKISHFIRFNTMQAILIDIIIFLFGILTDVVRLIPATGFATQTLYTTIFLGVMAAVIYSVAQSLLGRYAEIPAISDAVYMQVR is encoded by the coding sequence ATGACTTGGCGCGGATCTACAACAATTCCAGATCGGTTTTTTGCTTGTTTACCTTATCTGCTCCCTATCATTGAAGTTTTTGTCTATGGTGAATTTTTGCTGAGACAGTTTCCACCCCTACAATTACTGTTTCTGCCACTCATCCCATTGCTGCAAATTTACTATGGTGTTCGTTATGCAGGATTAATCATTTTCTTTGCTTTGTGGCTATTAGTTGTCAGAAACGAAAAAATTAGTCATTTCATTCGTTTCAATACCATGCAAGCCATTCTCATAGACATTATTATCTTTTTATTTGGCATCCTGACTGATGTGGTGCGACTCATTCCTGCTACTGGTTTTGCTACACAAACTCTTTATACAACCATTTTTCTAGGTGTAATGGCAGCAGTGATCTATTCAGTTGCCCAATCATTGTTAGGACGTTATGCAGAAATTCCGGCGATTTCCGATGCTGTTTATATGCAAGTACGCTAA
- a CDS encoding STAS domain-containing protein, producing MTLTQELQVLLFKPQGSIDVEGGMALSEQMAEISPQPHQIWVIDLAEVDFMDSSGLVSLVKGLTFARQSNCRLVLCNVQTPVRLILELTQLDSVFEIFDTYEDVLTLVNDQNLALAS from the coding sequence ATGACGCTCACACAAGAACTGCAAGTACTTTTGTTTAAACCTCAAGGAAGCATAGACGTAGAAGGCGGCATGGCTTTGAGCGAACAAATGGCTGAAATATCTCCTCAGCCGCATCAAATTTGGGTCATCGATCTAGCAGAAGTAGATTTTATGGATAGTTCTGGCTTGGTTTCATTGGTTAAAGGTCTGACTTTTGCTCGTCAAAGTAATTGTCGGTTAGTTTTGTGCAACGTACAAACCCCTGTACGTCTAATTTTAGAACTTACGCAGTTGGATTCAGTATTTGAAATTTTTGACACTTACGAAGACGTACTTACTCTGGTTAATGATCAAAATTTAGCTTTAGCAAGCTAA
- a CDS encoding PEP-CTERM sorting domain-containing protein has translation MKLTRNFGTAAFVVAMSLATVAAKPTQAAVVNYNFNVNTTSGQYFGSFSFDDSNLNRIGEENLDVSNGLISVLFDYLGTTYTQVDDIEYSTGVSPFISFRDGKLLGLSYFVENQFFIGGDLDTPFIGGNRFYTIVGSDFFSANEAGTVSYTQIPEPLAILGTVIATTAGLWLNRKKVSTAN, from the coding sequence ATGAAATTAACCCGAAATTTTGGCACGGCTGCATTTGTTGTTGCCATGTCTTTAGCTACTGTTGCAGCAAAACCTACACAGGCTGCTGTGGTTAATTATAATTTCAATGTGAATACTACATCTGGTCAATATTTTGGTTCTTTTAGCTTTGATGACTCTAACTTAAATCGCATAGGTGAAGAGAACCTGGATGTTAGTAATGGCTTAATATCCGTTTTATTTGATTACTTAGGTACTACATATACCCAGGTAGATGATATCGAATATTCCACAGGGGTAAGTCCTTTCATCAGCTTTAGAGATGGGAAACTGTTAGGACTGAGTTATTTCGTGGAAAACCAATTTTTTATCGGTGGTGATTTAGATACTCCTTTTATCGGCGGCAATAGATTTTATACCATTGTGGGATCTGACTTTTTCTCTGCTAATGAAGCAGGTACAGTTAGTTACACTCAAATACCAGAACCCTTAGCTATTTTGGGTACAGTGATCGCCACTACTGCTGGATTATGGCTTAACCGCAAAAAAGTATCAACAGCTAACTAG
- a CDS encoding PhoX family protein gives MKGRFHPRNDATLNPSRNESIRDVIDRVSLSRRRFIMTAVGTSVLTVVGEVSIGGFLHSVEASPIPAKPGFGGIGFKSVPPNLNPDPTNPSSIRLEKDLVSVPEGYTAKVLLAWGDPIMPGAPDWKVDASQDAAAQEMQVGMHHDGMHYFSIPPERVVGRSVGALARSFRNFVGQDTNKGLLCINHEYTHEEILHVGGLSADIAKIRKSQAAHGVSVVEINKTGNTWSVNRNSIYGRRYTANTEMRVSGPAAGDDLLKSKKFNITPTGSVEIGINDGYTAYGTVNNCANGYTPWGTYLTCEENWNGYFANPTGDVVSAPGLDQKPEILAGQSRYGISRTGFGYRWHEVDPRFDASTNPLEPHLFGWVVEIDPYDPDPTSKAVKRTAMGRFKHESAQYVVDDNNYVAFYMGDDERNEYIYKFVCSQRYNPGNRAANRDLLDDGVLYVAKFNDNGTGEWIPLIYGQGGLTPENGFRSQAEVLIKTRQAADRVGATMMDRPEWTAVRPRLGGFREIEVYCTLTNNSRRGTNPPSSNSPNGTTAGGSARPPVDDANPRANNIYGHIIRWRETGRTVKATTFSWDIFVECGDKLDSNPNEQGNIIGDDYGAPDGLWFDDFGRLWIQTDQAGDGRGDWVNIGGNVMMCADPVTKQTKRFLTSPTDCEVTGITTTPDGRTMFINIQHPGEGAPADNPTRTSDWPHTQGYGPSGRPRSGTVVITRNDGGIIGGL, from the coding sequence ATGAAAGGACGCTTTCATCCCAGAAATGATGCAACGCTCAACCCATCCCGTAACGAATCAATTCGTGACGTAATTGACCGCGTTAGTTTGAGCCGTCGGCGATTCATCATGACAGCTGTGGGTACGTCAGTGCTAACTGTAGTGGGTGAGGTTTCCATCGGCGGCTTTCTCCACAGTGTCGAAGCATCTCCAATACCTGCAAAACCTGGCTTTGGTGGGATTGGCTTCAAGAGTGTGCCACCAAATTTAAACCCAGATCCCACAAATCCAAGTTCAATACGTTTGGAAAAGGATCTTGTCAGTGTTCCTGAAGGTTACACAGCCAAGGTATTGCTAGCTTGGGGAGATCCAATTATGCCTGGTGCGCCTGATTGGAAAGTGGACGCATCCCAAGATGCTGCTGCTCAGGAAATGCAGGTGGGGATGCACCATGATGGTATGCACTACTTTTCTATTCCTCCAGAGCGGGTTGTAGGCCGCTCAGTTGGTGCGTTAGCAAGGTCTTTTAGAAATTTTGTTGGCCAGGACACAAATAAGGGTTTGCTGTGCATCAACCACGAATATACCCATGAAGAAATTCTTCATGTCGGTGGATTAAGTGCCGATATTGCCAAGATACGCAAGTCCCAAGCAGCTCACGGTGTTTCTGTCGTAGAAATTAACAAAACTGGTAATACCTGGAGTGTTAATCGTAATTCAATTTATGGTCGCCGCTACACTGCTAATACCGAGATGAGAGTATCGGGACCTGCTGCGGGTGATGACCTGTTGAAGTCGAAAAAGTTTAATATTACACCCACTGGCTCGGTTGAGATTGGCATCAACGATGGCTACACTGCCTACGGTACAGTCAACAACTGCGCCAACGGCTACACACCTTGGGGAACTTACTTAACCTGTGAAGAAAACTGGAACGGTTATTTTGCTAATCCTACCGGAGATGTAGTTTCCGCCCCAGGTCTTGATCAAAAGCCTGAAATCTTAGCTGGGCAAAGCCGATATGGTATCTCCAGAACTGGTTTCGGTTATCGTTGGCATGAAGTTGATCCACGCTTTGATGCCAGCACTAACCCACTTGAGCCGCATTTATTTGGTTGGGTAGTAGAAATTGACCCATACGATCCAGATCCAACAAGCAAAGCCGTCAAACGCACTGCAATGGGACGGTTCAAGCATGAAAGCGCCCAGTATGTTGTAGATGACAATAACTATGTAGCTTTCTACATGGGTGATGATGAGCGCAACGAATATATTTATAAGTTCGTTTGCTCCCAACGTTATAATCCAGGCAATCGTGCGGCTAACCGTGATCTACTTGACGATGGTGTACTGTACGTCGCTAAGTTCAACGACAATGGTACTGGGGAGTGGATTCCCCTCATTTATGGTCAAGGTGGTTTAACACCTGAGAACGGTTTCCGAAGCCAAGCAGAAGTGTTAATCAAAACACGCCAAGCGGCCGATCGCGTGGGTGCAACCATGATGGATCGTCCAGAATGGACAGCTGTACGTCCTCGTCTCGGTGGATTTAGGGAGATTGAAGTTTACTGTACATTGACCAATAATAGCCGTCGTGGTACAAATCCACCTTCCTCAAATAGTCCTAACGGTACAACAGCAGGAGGTAGTGCGCGTCCCCCTGTAGATGATGCTAACCCCCGTGCTAATAACATCTACGGTCATATCATTCGCTGGCGTGAAACTGGACGCACCGTGAAAGCCACTACCTTTAGTTGGGATATTTTTGTTGAGTGCGGTGACAAACTCGACTCTAATCCTAATGAACAAGGCAACATCATTGGTGATGACTACGGTGCGCCGGATGGTTTATGGTTTGACGACTTCGGTCGCCTTTGGATTCAAACTGACCAAGCTGGTGACGGTCGTGGTGATTGGGTAAACATCGGCGGTAACGTGATGATGTGCGCTGACCCCGTGACTAAACAGACTAAACGCTTTTTGACTAGCCCTACAGACTGTGAAGTTACAGGTATTACTACTACACCTGATGGTAGAACCATGTTTATCAACATCCAGCATCCAGGGGAAGGTGCGCCTGCTGATAATCCCACTAGAACCAGTGATTGGCCTCACACCCAAGGCTACGGCCCATCTGGTCGCCCCCGTTCTGGAACGGTAGTAATTACCCGCAATGACGGTGGTATTATTGGCGGTTTGTAA
- a CDS encoding PEP-CTERM sorting domain-containing protein — protein MTLAKNLGIASFAAAISIAAITAKPAQAAIVRYDFTVNPGESFGSFSFDDSTLTGLGLETIGVENGLDVTFNYLGTTYTEEDDQSYDFFPILTFNDGRIQGLSYGVLDQFFIGDETNFNIGGANFYVFDPQSPSSLIQTGTVSYSRVPEPLALGGTAIATTMGLFIKRKKKASSIAG, from the coding sequence ATGACATTAGCTAAAAACTTGGGCATTGCTAGTTTTGCAGCTGCTATCTCTATTGCTGCAATTACTGCTAAACCTGCACAAGCTGCCATAGTTAGATACGATTTCACTGTCAATCCTGGTGAGTCTTTTGGTTCTTTTAGCTTTGATGACTCAACCTTAACAGGTTTAGGTCTGGAAACAATTGGAGTAGAAAATGGCTTAGATGTCACTTTCAACTACCTAGGCACTACTTACACAGAGGAAGATGATCAATCCTACGACTTCTTCCCCATCCTCACCTTCAACGATGGTCGGATTCAAGGACTCAGTTATGGCGTTTTAGATCAATTTTTCATTGGTGATGAAACGAACTTTAATATAGGAGGAGCAAACTTCTATGTATTTGATCCACAATCCCCTTCCTCTCTTATACAAACAGGGACAGTGAGTTATTCTAGAGTTCCAGAACCTTTAGCACTAGGTGGAACTGCGATCGCTACTACTATGGGTTTATTCATCAAACGCAAGAAAAAAGCCTCGTCAATAGCAGGCTAG
- the glyA gene encoding serine hydroxymethyltransferase translates to MTKTNSDLLATSDPAIAELINQELQRQRDHLELIASENFTSAAVLAAQGSVLTNKYAEGLPGKRYYGGCEFVDKIEQIAIDRAKQLFGAAHANVQPHSGAQANFAVFLTLLEPGDTIMGMDLSHGGHLTHGSPVNVSGKWFQVRHYGVSQQTEQLDYDQIRELALKERPKLLICGYSAYPRMIDFEKFRSIADEVGAYLLADIAHIAGLVASGLHPNPIPYCDVVTTTTHKTLRGPRGGLILTRDAELGKKLDKSVFPGTQGGPLEHVIAGKAVAFGEALKPEFTTYSQQVIDNARALAAQLQNRGVKLVSDGTDNHLMLVDLRSIGMTGKKADQLVSEVNITANKNTVPFDPQSPFVTSGLRLGSPAMTTRGMGVDEFTEIGNIIADRLLNPESETVAQDCKRRVAALCDRFPLYPHLEIPVPVLA, encoded by the coding sequence GTGACTAAGACAAATTCAGACTTGCTTGCTACCTCGGATCCAGCGATCGCAGAATTAATTAATCAAGAACTCCAACGCCAACGCGACCATTTGGAGTTAATTGCTAGTGAAAACTTTACCTCAGCAGCTGTCTTAGCGGCTCAAGGTTCCGTACTGACAAATAAATACGCAGAAGGTTTACCTGGCAAGCGTTACTACGGTGGTTGCGAATTTGTTGACAAAATCGAGCAAATAGCCATTGACAGAGCTAAACAGCTATTTGGTGCAGCTCATGCCAACGTACAACCCCACTCTGGCGCACAAGCGAATTTTGCAGTTTTTCTGACATTGTTAGAACCAGGTGACACAATCATGGGCATGGACTTGTCCCACGGTGGACACCTCACCCACGGTTCTCCGGTGAATGTGTCGGGTAAATGGTTTCAAGTGCGTCATTATGGTGTGAGTCAGCAAACAGAACAACTAGACTATGACCAAATTCGCGAGTTGGCACTAAAAGAGCGTCCTAAGCTCTTGATTTGTGGTTATTCTGCCTATCCTCGGATGATTGACTTTGAGAAATTCCGTAGTATTGCTGATGAAGTTGGTGCTTACTTACTAGCTGATATTGCCCACATTGCTGGTTTAGTTGCTAGTGGCTTGCATCCTAACCCAATTCCCTACTGTGATGTCGTCACCACCACCACCCATAAAACTCTGCGTGGCCCCAGAGGTGGTTTAATTTTGACCCGTGATGCAGAACTCGGTAAAAAGTTAGATAAATCTGTTTTCCCCGGAACTCAAGGCGGCCCTCTAGAACACGTAATTGCAGGTAAAGCAGTGGCATTTGGTGAAGCCTTAAAGCCAGAATTTACAACTTACTCCCAGCAAGTAATTGATAATGCCCGTGCTTTAGCGGCTCAATTACAAAACCGGGGCGTAAAACTGGTATCTGATGGTACAGATAACCATTTAATGCTCGTCGATTTGCGTTCTATTGGTATGACTGGTAAGAAGGCAGATCAGTTAGTGAGTGAAGTTAATATTACCGCTAACAAAAATACAGTTCCCTTTGATCCCCAATCACCATTTGTTACCAGTGGTTTGCGATTAGGTTCTCCTGCTATGACAACAAGGGGTATGGGAGTAGATGAATTTACCGAAATTGGTAATATTATCGCCGATCGCCTGCTCAACCCAGAATCAGAAACAGTAGCTCAAGATTGTAAACGCCGAGTAGCAGCATTGTGCGATCGCTTCCCCTTATATCCTCACCTGGAGATTCCCGTACCTGTTTTAGCATAA